In Scylla paramamosain isolate STU-SP2022 chromosome 30, ASM3559412v1, whole genome shotgun sequence, the following are encoded in one genomic region:
- the LOC135116193 gene encoding cuticle protein CP1158-like — protein sequence MKILVVVAAVVAVAAASPIGFARKGVGLIGRSGIVTVDGRIIPFTKEFMDDIVEIGPAGIVTKSGKNVHLTLDLHRLKRDVTNGFTRPKIGSIGYSGAVLTDGTIIQFTPEFIDDILYFGESGIITKSGKNFQLTADLKLV from the exons ATGAAGATTCTT GTGGTAGTAGCGGCAGTGGTGGCTGTGGCAGCCGCCAGCCCCATCGGCTTTGCAAGGAAAGGCGTGGGTCTCATTGGACGTAGCGGCATCGTCACCGTCGACGGTCGCATCATTCCCTTCACGAAGGAGTTCATGGACGACATCGTAGAAATCGGACCGGCTGGCATTGTAACCAAGTCCGGCAAAAATGTTCACCTCACCCTGGACCTGCACCGCCTGAAGCGTGACGTCACCAACGGATTCACGCGGCCTAAGATTGGCTCCATTGGATATTCTGGCGCTGTCCTCACTGACGGAACTATCATCCAGTTCACGCCGGAGTTCATCGACGACATTCTCTACTTCGGCGAGTCCGGTATTATCACCAAGTCCGGCAAAAACTTCCAGCTCACAGCTGACCTCAAGCTCGTGTAA